One candidate division Zixibacteria bacterium HGW-Zixibacteria-1 DNA window includes the following coding sequences:
- a CDS encoding peptidase M48, with amino-acid sequence MLIACATVPITGRKTINLIPVATINSLSFQQYSDFISTNKLSTNAEQTAMVKRAGLRIQHAVEQYFAQNNMSHQLQGYEWEFNLVEDSAVNAWCMPGGKVVVYTGILPITKDENGLAVVMGHEIAHAVANHGNERMSQGLMVQMGGMALEKALESKPSETRSLAMAAFGVGTAVGVLLPYSRLHESEADHMGLIFMAMAGYDPNTAPTFWERMAADSKGAPPEILSTHPSDATRIENLKKYLPEAMEYYRKSRGQ; translated from the coding sequence ATGCTCATTGCCTGCGCCACGGTGCCGATTACCGGTCGCAAAACCATCAATCTGATTCCGGTTGCGACCATCAATTCGCTCAGCTTTCAGCAGTATTCTGATTTTATTTCGACCAATAAGTTGAGCACAAATGCCGAGCAGACGGCAATGGTCAAGCGCGCCGGGCTGAGAATCCAGCATGCGGTCGAGCAGTATTTTGCGCAAAACAATATGTCACATCAACTTCAGGGTTATGAATGGGAATTCAACCTCGTTGAGGATTCCGCTGTCAACGCCTGGTGTATGCCGGGCGGCAAGGTGGTTGTTTATACGGGGATTCTTCCCATCACTAAGGATGAAAACGGCCTGGCGGTGGTGATGGGTCATGAAATCGCTCATGCCGTAGCCAATCACGGAAATGAACGCATGAGCCAGGGGCTGATGGTTCAAATGGGCGGAATGGCTCTCGAAAAGGCGCTGGAGTCAAAACCGAGCGAAACCCGAAGTCTGGCCATGGCCGCCTTTGGTGTCGGGACCGCCGTCGGCGTCCTTCTCCCCTACAGCCGGCTTCATGAATCCGAGGCCGACCATATGGGCCTTATCTTTATGGCTATGGCCGGTTATGATCCCAATACCGCCCCGACTTTCTGGGAAAGAATGGCGGCCGACAGCAAGGGCGCTCCGCCGGAAATTCTGAGTACGCATCCATCCGATGCCACCAGAATCGAAAATCTGAAAAAATATCTTCCCGAAGCCATGGAATACTATCGCAAGAGCAGAGGACAATAA